The window TGAGACACTTGAGGTCTCGATTTAAATGAGTCTGACATGATTCACAGAGTAATGAAAGATTAAACAAGCTGAGAAGATGAATCAACTTAttgaaaaaatcaagaaatagAATTGATGATGTGAGAATGAAAAATTGATCCAAGTAGGTTCTGCTATCAACTCTGTGAATATTCCCAAATCAATTTCTGCAAGCCTTAGGGCTGCTCTGATTCCATGATGAAAGATGAGGTTTTACAGAGAATATTTTTGGGAAAATGTTTCATTCTGTCAGAGGAAAACTTACAGAGGTAGTGTCTATATATAGCATCTACACTGACAACaagaaaaggacaaaaaaaCATAACTAATTGCACTGTTAACTGACTAACaagaattaaaaatgattaacGGCTATATAATTAACGGTCTTCTTTTGTTGGCAATCAAAACGTTGCGTTTCtcacttatttcttttccttcttcagCTGCACATCAAACGCtgcattttttcttttatttctctgcTATTTACAAGTAGCATCTTCAATTTCTGCAAGCATTGACAGCACTTATTTCTGCTACCATTTGCTTTAATCTTCGACATTGTTGTTTCACAATTGCTGACTTGCGTTCGTGCATACAACCAGTGAGTCTGCCTCATCAAAACTCCCATAAAACCGGTAAGTAAAGGGAATAAGATAATCGAGACTACTATATATAACTAAGCAAGTCCCCAAAGTTTAACCTTACATACATATTTATTGACGCCACTAGAATACTTGAATCGATCTTATCATGTTGGATTCCAGGGATCTGTTTTAAGAGTTTCTTTTCTGTTGCCAAATTGCTGCATCCATGTAGCATCCAGTGACCTACACTCTGAATCCATTAATTTCCACAGATCATCCAAGGAAACCCCAAAacgagaagaaagaaaaacaaaattaattacaaagcAAAAAATAGTGCTAGGATAAATATTGAGGATACTCAATTAATCTAACACTTGTCTCCTTACATGAAAATCACATTCTCCTGATGATGAAGTGCTGGAACTGGTGCTTCCTCTTTTATATGCAGCAGTTTTGGCAAAATTCAGCTTGTCTAGAGCTGCTTTTAATCTATCCAGTTTGGTTTCTTTCCAATATACTGCGTTAAGGAAGTGCGACTCGCGAATTCTTAGATGATTTAATTCTGAACGAGCATTCTACAATTACGCGGATAAATCAATGGAATTAATAAAgataatcttaaaaaaaagtaataaagaTTCAAAGCAAGGTTCTTATTGTGTACCTGTATTTTGTAGTATTCATCACGTATGGGAATTATCTGTTGATTAAGTTTTTCAATCAGCTTCTCAGCCtgttgaattttgaattttccaGACGTATCTTGATAAGGCCAAACCTTGACGAAGTAGAATTTGAGTTTTCTTGGAGATCGAGACATGATCTGCACTTAAAGAATCAGGACCTCCAAGTTCTAGCTCCTGCTCCTGCCACAAGTTACCATTGCAATGGGCGTCCCCTTCACCTTCAGGTACTGCCCGACTTTCCGCCAAATTGGTGTCCGTAGCCatgctttttcttcctctaacCCATACAACAATTACCACCATGAACGCAATTACCATTTGCAATCTgcaattttttctttactgTTTTGGAGTACCGGCTCTGCTTTTGTTTGTAAAAGGAAGAGCATAAATATGATCAGTGGATACAagcatacatacatacatacatatacatatacatacatacatacatacatacatatacatatacatacatacatacacatatatatatatacatatacatatatatatatgtatatgtatatatatatacatatacatatatatatatatatatatgtatatgta is drawn from Theobroma cacao cultivar B97-61/B2 chromosome 4, Criollo_cocoa_genome_V2, whole genome shotgun sequence and contains these coding sequences:
- the LOC18602311 gene encoding uncharacterized protein LOC18602311 — its product is MSRSPRKLKFYFVKVWPYQDTSGKFKIQQAEKLIEKLNQQIIPIRDEYYKIQNARSELNHLRIRESHFLNAVYWKETKLDRLKAALDKLNFAKTAAYKRGSTSSSTSSSGECDFHSVGHWMLHGCSNLATEKKLLKQIPGIQHDKIDSSILVASINILTGCMHERKSAIVKQQCRRLKQMVAEISAVNACRN